A single region of the Streptomyces sp. ITFR-16 genome encodes:
- a CDS encoding sugar ABC transporter permease codes for MRHRALWFWVFVGPFAAGLALFTYVPLLWSVYLSFFDAHNTVSPTRFVGLDNYTSMLGDRAFTDSLGTFGLFALFIVPATYALSLALALMVNRLRRAQAFFRSVFFLPAACSYVVAALIWKLSIFNGVRFGLANTVLGWFGADQTAWLSTTHPPWYWLVIVTVRLWLQAGFYMILFLAGLQRIPAPLYEAAAVDGARPGWQVFRHITFPQLRATSVAVVLLLVINAFQAFDEFYNLLSDSRGYPPYARPPLVYLYYTALGQGQNLGEGSAGAVILALIIAVGTVVQARWFGLARKED; via the coding sequence GTGAGACACCGCGCGCTGTGGTTCTGGGTGTTCGTCGGTCCGTTCGCGGCCGGGCTGGCGCTGTTCACGTACGTTCCGCTGCTGTGGAGCGTGTATCTGAGTTTCTTCGACGCGCACAACACCGTCTCGCCCACCCGGTTCGTGGGCCTGGACAACTACACGTCGATGCTCGGCGACCGGGCGTTCACGGACAGCCTGGGCACGTTCGGGCTGTTCGCGCTGTTCATCGTGCCCGCCACGTACGCGCTGTCGCTCGCCCTGGCCCTGATGGTGAACCGGCTGCGGCGCGCGCAGGCGTTCTTCCGATCGGTGTTCTTCCTGCCGGCGGCCTGCTCCTACGTGGTGGCCGCGCTCATCTGGAAGCTGTCGATCTTCAACGGGGTGCGCTTCGGGCTGGCGAACACCGTGCTCGGGTGGTTCGGCGCCGATCAGACCGCGTGGCTCTCCACGACCCACCCGCCCTGGTACTGGCTGGTGATCGTGACCGTGCGGCTCTGGCTCCAGGCCGGGTTCTACATGATCCTTTTCCTCGCGGGGCTCCAGCGCATCCCCGCACCGCTGTACGAAGCGGCGGCGGTGGACGGCGCCCGGCCGGGGTGGCAGGTGTTCCGGCACATCACCTTCCCGCAGCTGCGCGCCACTTCGGTGGCCGTGGTGCTGCTGCTGGTCATCAACGCGTTCCAGGCGTTCGACGAGTTCTACAACCTGCTGAGCGACTCTCGGGGCTATCCGCCGTACGCCCGGCCGCCGTTGGTCTACCTCTACTACACCGCGCTCGGGCAGGGGCAGAACCTCGGCGAGGGCAGTGCCGGGGCCGTGATCCTCGCGCTGATCATCGCCGTCGGGACCGTCGTCCAGGCCCGCTGGTTCGGTCTCGCCCGGAAGGAGGACTGA
- a CDS encoding carbohydrate ABC transporter permease has protein sequence MRNDREQALLAVGRALRLVLLVALALLFLIPFYLLVRNGLATEQDITSPDWTFFPSRLQWSNITELFDDPAVPMARSLLNSALIAVATTLGTVVLASLAGYGLARIPYRYADQVFYAILGTLMVPAAVTFVPSFVLVSSLGWVSTLRGLIIPTVFSAFACFIFRQYFLGFPQELEDAAKVDGLGYWRTYWRIVVPNSRPVFAAVSTIVFIGAWNSFLWPLVIGQDKSAWTVQIALSTFTTAQVVNVHELFVAAAVSILPLLLVFLLLQRHIVAGMERSGIDD, from the coding sequence ATGAGGAACGACCGCGAACAGGCCCTGCTCGCCGTCGGCCGGGCGCTGCGCCTCGTTCTGCTCGTCGCGCTCGCGCTGCTCTTCCTGATCCCCTTCTACCTGCTCGTACGCAACGGCCTGGCGACCGAGCAGGACATCACGTCCCCCGACTGGACGTTCTTCCCGTCCCGTCTCCAGTGGTCCAACATCACCGAGCTGTTCGACGACCCCGCCGTGCCGATGGCGCGCTCCCTGCTCAACTCGGCGCTGATCGCCGTCGCCACGACCCTGGGCACGGTGGTCCTGGCGTCCCTCGCCGGGTACGGGCTGGCGCGCATCCCGTACCGGTACGCCGACCAGGTCTTCTACGCGATCCTCGGCACGCTGATGGTGCCGGCGGCGGTCACCTTCGTACCCAGCTTCGTGCTGGTCTCCTCGCTCGGCTGGGTCTCCACGCTGCGCGGGCTGATCATCCCGACGGTCTTCTCGGCGTTCGCCTGCTTCATCTTCCGGCAGTACTTCCTGGGCTTCCCGCAGGAGTTGGAGGATGCCGCGAAGGTCGACGGGCTGGGCTACTGGCGCACCTACTGGCGGATCGTCGTCCCGAACTCACGGCCGGTGTTCGCGGCCGTCTCGACGATCGTGTTCATCGGCGCCTGGAACTCCTTTCTGTGGCCGCTGGTCATCGGGCAGGACAAGTCGGCGTGGACGGTCCAGATCGCGCTGTCCACCTTCACCACGGCCCAAGTGGTCAATGTCCACGAGCTGTTCGTGGCGGCGGCCGTCTCGATCCTGCCGCTGCTGCTGGTCTTCCTGCTGCTGCAACGGCACATCGTGGCGGGCATGGAGCGGTCCGGGATCGACGACTGA
- a CDS encoding extracellular solute-binding protein: protein MTFSRRQLLGTGGSLALTGALAAACGSNTGREDDGGTGEVTLQQWYHQYGEAGTEQAVRRYADAYDRARVKVQWRPGSYDEQTAAALLTSSGPDVFEGSPTLDQIQGGQVVDVTDLVAPVRDDFNPAVVRTYDDKLWGIPQVIDMQMLYYRKSLLSDANIKPPTTLDELIDAAAELTDKKVKGLFLGNDGGAGVLGGTPLYAAGLRLVTDDGAVGFDDPAAARTLAKFHQLQADKSLLLGAPTDWSDPSAFIQGLTAMQWSGLWALPAVKKALGDDFGVLPFPEDGPAGKPTVPVGAYSAVVNARSKHRAEARAYIKWLWIERTDYQEDFALSYGFHIPARISLAQKAAKLREGAAADAVSYATDHGYAQPLLWTPASQTAYQDALSRIIKDGANADTEVKAVVRKAGAELQRVRKKP, encoded by the coding sequence ATGACGTTCAGCCGCAGACAACTGCTCGGCACCGGGGGCAGCCTCGCTCTGACCGGGGCGCTGGCCGCCGCGTGCGGATCGAACACGGGGCGGGAGGACGACGGCGGCACCGGCGAGGTCACCCTCCAGCAGTGGTACCACCAGTACGGGGAAGCCGGCACCGAGCAGGCCGTACGGCGGTACGCGGACGCCTACGACCGGGCCCGCGTGAAGGTCCAGTGGCGGCCCGGCTCCTACGACGAGCAGACCGCCGCGGCGCTCCTGACCTCTTCCGGGCCCGATGTCTTCGAGGGCAGCCCGACACTCGACCAGATCCAGGGCGGCCAGGTCGTCGACGTCACCGACCTGGTGGCCCCGGTCCGGGACGACTTCAATCCGGCCGTGGTGCGCACATACGACGACAAGCTCTGGGGCATCCCCCAGGTCATCGACATGCAGATGCTCTACTACCGCAAGAGCCTGCTCAGCGACGCGAACATCAAGCCGCCGACCACGCTCGACGAACTGATCGATGCCGCAGCGGAGTTGACCGACAAGAAGGTCAAGGGACTGTTCCTCGGCAACGACGGCGGCGCCGGAGTGCTGGGCGGGACACCGCTGTACGCCGCCGGGCTGCGGCTGGTCACCGACGACGGCGCAGTCGGTTTCGACGACCCGGCCGCCGCCCGTACGCTCGCCAAGTTCCATCAGCTCCAGGCCGACAAGTCGCTGCTGCTGGGGGCGCCGACCGACTGGTCCGACCCGTCGGCGTTCATCCAGGGGCTCACCGCGATGCAGTGGTCCGGGCTGTGGGCGCTGCCCGCCGTCAAGAAGGCGCTCGGCGACGACTTCGGGGTGCTGCCCTTCCCCGAGGACGGGCCCGCCGGGAAGCCCACCGTCCCCGTCGGCGCGTACAGCGCGGTCGTCAACGCGCGCAGCAAGCACCGCGCCGAGGCCAGGGCGTACATCAAGTGGCTGTGGATCGAACGGACCGACTACCAGGAGGACTTCGCCCTCTCCTACGGCTTCCACATCCCCGCCAGGATCTCGCTGGCGCAGAAGGCGGCCAAGCTGCGGGAGGGCGCGGCGGCCGACGCCGTCTCGTACGCCACCGACCACGGCTACGCCCAGCCGCTGCTGTGGACGCCGGCCAGCCAGACCGCGTACCAGGACGCGCTGAGCCGCATCATCAAGGACGGCGCCAACGCCGACACCGAGGTGAAGGCCGTGGTCCGCAAGGCGGGCGCCGAGCTCCAGCGGGTGCGGAAGAAGCCGTGA